In Osmerus mordax isolate fOsmMor3 chromosome 16, fOsmMor3.pri, whole genome shotgun sequence, the genomic stretch GCGACTGTCCCCAAGAAATGTGAACAATATTATTTAGTACTTGTAGAATTGTATGTGAATACCCATAGACTACACAATTTAAAAGATTGGTATTGGtataaaccccccccccaaaaaaaataacgTTTCTTTTGTGTGCATTCAGTTTTATTCATTTTGAATAAGACGTTTTAAACAGTTGTTAACTGTCTTAACCATCTCCTCACTTGGCTTCCACCTGTAACAcaaagtttctctctctcttctcctacaGATCCAGAAAGTACAGACACAGTCACTTGCTCCAGTGCAGAGCAGCTGTCGTCTACAGATGTGATTCTGTCCAAGCACAGCTGCACCATTCACCAATCGACACCCTGCATGTTCAACTAGCAACTAGGCATCTCCAACGACTCCCAGTAAAACCTCCTCTGTGTACGCGACTGTGTAGTTGCTACAGATCCCTGGAGTATACCGACTAATGcatgaataaatacataaaccACAGGAGGCAGCGGTGAGACTCTGAAGAGTTTCTGTTCGGATGGCTCGGCTCCTCTCCCCACAAAGATGCTGTTGGCTCCTGCTTCCTGTGACGCTGGTCTCCATGGCCGTGTGGATGCTGCTCACAGGTCCCAACAAGCTCACCTCTCACCTCAGGCACCAGGATACTTGGTGGGACTACGACGATGCCGACCTCAGCTCCAAGGGCACTTGCAACTGCGACGCCATCCTGAGAGGAGAGccggaggctgtggagcaggcgAAACTCCTCAGCTTTGAGCGACTGTTTCGGAAACGCACCCGCATCTCAGACAACCACTTCTTCAACGTCAGCCAAGGCTGCGGCACCTTCATGTCCTCCAGGAAGTACCTGCCCTTTCCTTTGAGCCGCGAGGAAGCAGAGTTTCCTATTGCCTTCTCGCTGGTTGTCCACCACAAGCTGCACAACTTTGAGAGGCTCCTGAGGTCCATTTACGCCCCTCAGAACTTCTACTGCGTCCACGTAGACACCAAGGCGCCGGCCTCCATTTTGGCCGCCGTCAcctccatcacttcctgtttccagaaCGTCTTCCTGTGTAGCCGGCCAGTGGGGGTGGTCTACGCATGCTGGTTGCGCGTCCAGGCCGACATCAACTGCATGCGCGACCTCTACAACATCAGCGCCTCGTGGAAGTACTTCGTCAACCTGTGTGGTCAGGACTTCCCCATCAAGACCAACCTGGAGATGGTGCGTAGCCTGAAGGCGCTGAAGGGCCGGAACAGCATGGAGTCCGAGAGCATGCCGAGCTCTAAGGAGGGGCGCTGGAAAAAGGTCCACGCGGTGGTGAACGGGCAGGTGCAAAGGACGGAAGAGGACAAGTCGCCCCCTCCCTTTGACCTGCCCATCaaatcgggggggggggcctaCATGGTGGTGACGCGGGGCTTCGTGGAGCACGTTCTGACAGACAGCAGGGTCCTGGAGCTGCTGAAATGGGCTGAGGACACCTACAGCCCGGGTGAGTTCCTGTGGGCGACCATCCAGAGGATGCCCAGGGTGCCGGGCAGCCAGAGGCCCAGCGCCAAGTACGACACCTCCGACATGCAGGCCATCACCAGGCTGGTGAAGTGGCAGTCGCATGAGGGTGCGGAGGAGGCCAAGGAAGCCGTGTACCCGCCCTGCCAGGGACGCCACGTCAGGTCCGTGTGCGTGTACGGGGCAGGGGACCTCTGGTGGATGTTGCAGCAGCATCACTTGTTTGCCAACAAGTTCGATGTGGACGAAGATCTGGTGGCTGTCCACTGTCTGGAGAAGCACCTTCAAAGTAAGGCCCTGACATTCACGAGACCCTGAACTTCGGGGTTCTACAGCGCAGCAAAGCGGACAAACTTAACGGTTGAAaaggaacaaaaaaaaacgCTTAAACTTctccttcagttttgtcttatCCCCATTGCATGTCGCCACAGAGAACCACAGGTGATTGGGTATGCACTTAACCCATTCCATCAGATCTGGTGACTTGATCTTCAGTGGTCGTTTtttcatgttcttcactatgtgCCACAGGTCAtactagggtgaccagacgtccagATTTCGTCCGGACAGTCTGGTTTTCCAGCCCTTTGTCCGGACAGCTGTTGCGTGTCCTCCTTTTCgcccttttgtcctcctttttgacccttccTGCCCATCGTCGCAATTTACCACTTGCGTAGGCTTTCAGATGCCAAAAAGAAAGACCTCCTTCAAACCTACGTGGAGTTCAGAACAACACTTTGCCACTAAGAGCAGAAAAAATAaatctaattgggtgtgctcaagccttcggcgagagcacaacctttgttctctcacatatatattattgggtgtgctcaagccttcggcgagagcacaacctttgttctctcacatatatattattgggtgtgctcaagccttcgcgagagcacaacctttgttctctcacatatatatttattgggtgtgctcaagccttcggcgagagcacaacctttgttctctcacatatatatttattattattatttattttcgcccccctaaggatcagtcaatatttggactacatacacaacggcggtgtcaaaaggttcgtcttggtagggattgcgttggttgtatttttatttacgttccgttgcatggtttaagtagaaattgcgtttttgtggtgaaaagtgaagctaacggtggctaacgtgactacctgtagcagaacattcgtttcacatctgttaacttgggggatagctaggctaactatagctttactgcaaggcagctgcaggaacgccacaagcaaagaggccagggtgataactatttactcattttactttgtgatgtgaaacacaattatgaaatgtaatgtacaatattagctgatattattaaggaagtaggcccacatctacttttggaaacggtagtctactatttcactgaagcattagcatcatgacattagcctctgttgcccgggcaacacatactacagtggtctatgatgcatctgttttcaatctttaaaataaacattcctcacaaatacattttcgttgtaggatttattatgacattacattacaagtaaacgatttgtgggtgaaattatcattacctgtggtttcaaaccagtgttgctcactgcaatgctgtagcctacgcgagacactacaaaaacatctacacagctgtaggaagtcaaacggcgacagaacatgttcggcactccccttacttaatcaaaagtctatctaactactaacctgaacttcattgccacagcctaaacgttgccaatctgttcatgaaaataattaatttcagcctaaaccgtacaacggaacgttaaatccaattcaaccaacgcaatcgctaccaagacgaacacagcagtagtcttctagtactgtaccgtagtagtacaatttaccggggcagcttctccacacagggctatatcgcattttgcgttgttactgacaatgatcgctaccagtgagctttttatgaatgagcgattttcctctaaataaatgtc encodes the following:
- the LOC136959370 gene encoding beta-1,3-galactosyl-O-glycosyl-glycoprotein beta-1,6-N-acetylglucosaminyltransferase-like; protein product: MARLLSPQRCCWLLLPVTLVSMAVWMLLTGPNKLTSHLRHQDTWWDYDDADLSSKGTCNCDAILRGEPEAVEQAKLLSFERLFRKRTRISDNHFFNVSQGCGTFMSSRKYLPFPLSREEAEFPIAFSLVVHHKLHNFERLLRSIYAPQNFYCVHVDTKAPASILAAVTSITSCFQNVFLCSRPVGVVYACWLRVQADINCMRDLYNISASWKYFVNLCGQDFPIKTNLEMVRSLKALKGRNSMESESMPSSKEGRWKKVHAVVNGQVQRTEEDKSPPPFDLPIKSGGGAYMVVTRGFVEHVLTDSRVLELLKWAEDTYSPGEFLWATIQRMPRVPGSQRPSAKYDTSDMQAITRLVKWQSHEGAEEAKEAVYPPCQGRHVRSVCVYGAGDLWWMLQQHHLFANKFDVDEDLVAVHCLEKHLQSKALTFTRP